The genomic window CACCAAGCCGTGCGGCTCCGGCGGCGCGGGCACGAACTCGGCACGCGGGGCAGGCAGGTCGACGGTGAGCGGCTGCAGCTCGGCGTACGTGCGGGCCGAGTAGACCTGGGCCAGCCGCGCGTCGAGTTCGTTCAAGTCGATGCGACCCTCAGCGGCCGCCTCGTGCAGCGCCGCCGCTACTCGCTCGCGGTCGGCATTGGACGCACGGAGGACGCCGGTCTCGGGGTGACCGGGGGACGTGGGTTCCGGAAGCGTGGCCACACGTCGAGGATAGGCCCGCGCACAATCGATTCGGGAGTCCGATCAATCCGGAAGCAGCGGAACCGTGAAGCCTTCGCCGCGGCCGAGAAGCGCGGCCCTGGTCACCGAAGCGGAGCCGAACCGCGTGCGGACGGCGTCCAGTGCCGAGTCGAGCCCGCCGTCGTCGGGGCGGTCGAGCGGCAGCATCAGCTGCTCACCGACGCCGTCGAGGTTGGCGACCGCCACCCCGATCAGCGTGACGCCGCGCTCCTCGATCAGCGGCAGCGCGGCGGCGAGCAGCTCACGGGCGGCGTCGAGCAGCACGGCCGTCGACGAACTGGGCCGGGGCAGCGTGTGCGAGCGGGTGGCGCGCGTGTAGTCGTCGAACCGCAGCCGCAGCGTCACCGTGCGCCCGGCCCGGTCGGCCGCGCGCATCCGGCGGCTGACCCGGTCGACCAGACCGGCGAGCGCGGCCTCCAGGTCGGCGACCGCGTGCGGGCCGCGGCCGAGCGCCCGCTGCGCACCCATCGAGCGGCGGCGGCGACCCACCACGACCGGGCGCGGATCGCGGTTGTGCGCGAGCGCGTGCAGGTGCCGCCCGGCCCCCGGCCCGAGCACCGACACCAGGTAGGCCTCACCGAGCCTGGCCACCTGACCGACCGTGGTGATCCGTCGTTCCCGCAGCTTGGCCGAGGTGACGGTGCCGACACCCCAGAGCCGCTCGATCGGCAGCCGGTGCAGGAAGTCCAGTTCGGCGTCCGGCGGCACGACCAGCAGGCCGTCCGGCTTGGCGACACCGCTGGCGACCTTCGCCAGGAACTTCGTCCTGGCCACGCCGACCGTGATCGCCAGGCCGACCCGCGCCCGGACCTCCGACCGCAACCGGACCGCGATGTCGGCCGGCTCGCCGCTCACCTTCCGCAGGCCGCCGACGTCGAGGAACGCCTCGTCGATCGAGAGACCTTCGACGAGCGGAGTGGTGTCGCGGAACACCTCGAAGACGGCCTTGCTGGCCGCGCTGTACGCGCTCATCCGGGGCGGGACGACGATCGCCTGCGGACACAGCGCGCGGGCCATCCGGCCACCCATCGCGG from Cryptosporangium aurantiacum includes these protein-coding regions:
- the dinB gene encoding DNA polymerase IV — its product is MAEPSARATILHADLDAFYASVEQRDDPRLRGRPVIVGGGVVLAASYEAKACGVRTAMGGRMARALCPQAIVVPPRMSAYSAASKAVFEVFRDTTPLVEGLSIDEAFLDVGGLRKVSGEPADIAVRLRSEVRARVGLAITVGVARTKFLAKVASGVAKPDGLLVVPPDAELDFLHRLPIERLWGVGTVTSAKLRERRITTVGQVARLGEAYLVSVLGPGAGRHLHALAHNRDPRPVVVGRRRRSMGAQRALGRGPHAVADLEAALAGLVDRVSRRMRAADRAGRTVTLRLRFDDYTRATRSHTLPRPSSSTAVLLDAARELLAAALPLIEERGVTLIGVAVANLDGVGEQLMLPLDRPDDGGLDSALDAVRTRFGSASVTRAALLGRGEGFTVPLLPD